ATAAAACTGCCTTTGAAGTAAGCTTTGCTTCCGGCAATGAAGTTTTTGGCGACAAAACCGCAGGCGTTCCTTTTCAGGTGTATGCCCCGGGTACGTTCCGGCAAACCAACGCCCAACAGCAACTAATCTCCGACACCATGACCAACTGGGCTTTTGCCGTAAACGCCGGCGACCAACTGGCCCATGCCTGGCCCCTGGCAGCTTTTGAGAACAACGCCTACCATTTAAGATTGTACGGTCCCAACGGTTTCTTCCGGGAATTTAGGGGCAACACGCAAGATCCGGCCTTAGAAATACAATTAGAGTATGAGCGCAACCCGAAAAACAAAAAGCAGCTAATTGGCAACGCCCAATTAACAATTAAAAATACCAGCAAAAACCAGGCGTATACTTTAGAGATTATCGACCATGCGTATAAGGCCCATGATTTAAAAAAAGTAATAAAACCCAACGCTTCCGGTCCGGCTGAGGTAACCTTAAACCTGGATTTAAAGCGCAGTTCTAACTGGTACGATTTCAGTGTAAAAGTAACGGGGCACGTTACCTACGAACAAAGATTTGCCGGCCGGGTAGAAACGGGCAAACACGGTTCCACCGATCCGTTTATGGGCCGGGTAGTTGTTTAGGATGTTTATTATTTAACGTGAATTCGAGATAAGCTATTCTTACTCATCTCCGTCATCGTGCAGAATTCAAAAAATTCCAGAAAGATCTAATCGGTTACCTACTGGTTAAATTCTTCTGGGATTCTCTAAACTCTGCAGGATGACTTAAATGGGAAAAATAAAACCGACAGGTCCCTAAAGTAAGTCACGGAAGTAACTTCCGCGCCATAGTGCGCCTGGAGGCGGGAATCGGGTCCAAAGAAAACGCCATCGAGCAAAACTAATGGTAGCTTATTAATACGATTTAGTATCAACTACATGGTAAATAGTAAAATTTTAAAAATAGAAATATCCGTCTGGGCGTTTCTATTTTTTTAATGTAAGCTGTAGCGGCGAAGCTTTGCACTGGGCAAAAGTTTGTAAATACGCGTCCCACTCTGCCTGATTTTTAAAATTTTCACTTTTGGTCCAGCCAAAACCGGCGTAATAAACGATCGTGTTTTTTTGTGGTTTGGTGATTACCAAAAGTTGACTGTGATCTTTTGCTTTTACCCGCCAATCTTTGTATTGCTGAACGGCGGCAGGCGAAACAACAATGCCCGTTCCCAGAAAAGCATCATCCATGGGCTCCCAGTACCGGAACCAACCCTGCGATGGATTAACTTTTACTTCGCCTTTTTTATCATGCAGGGCAATGCCAACGGTAACATTGGGCAACGTTTGATTGCTGCGGAGCGTTACTTCATAGCGGGTTAAATTACTGCCCAAATCCAGGCTGATACGCTTTTTTTCCTGAATAATGCTATTACCGGCTTGCCAGGGAGCATAGGTCAGTTCAAATAAAGTCCGGATAGGACCCGTAGCGAGTATTTTGTATTGTACAAAGTTTTTAGATACGTACAGCGAGTCGTTCAGGAAAACGCCGATGCCCCCAACGCCCCGGCTAGGCCCCACCTGGTACGGGTCGTAACCTTCGCCATGATCGACGTGGTAAGACCCGCCCTGGGTGCTGTTGTTTCGGTACCATTTATCTATGATGGGGTAATTTACCCGTTTCAGCCAGGCATCGATGCCGCTGGTGAGGGTGCCGCCGGGTTTGTTTTGCTCCACTAATTGCTGCGCCACCGGCCCATACGTACGAAAAGCCACCCGGTCGTTTTCCCAGGCAAAATCATCGGT
The sequence above is a segment of the Adhaeribacter swui genome. Coding sequences within it:
- a CDS encoding DUF4861 domain-containing protein; protein product: MQNFTLTRKMVIASMLLVLIGIFAFHTKEPVVYFSVKNNLNRARTSETISIPVSKINKLVKAFGAAQLQIKDVTTDSVLVSQPLDNNGDGTIDEILFQINIPANAEKKFSVSGRQPGAAAPRSKLTTYARFVPERTDDFAWENDRVAFRTYGPVAQQLVEQNKPGGTLTSGIDAWLKRVNYPIIDKWYRNNSTQGGSYHVDHGEGYDPYQVGPSRGVGGIGVFLNDSLYVSKNFVQYKILATGPIRTLFELTYAPWQAGNSIIQEKKRISLDLGSNLTRYEVTLRSNQTLPNVTVGIALHDKKGEVKVNPSQGWFRYWEPMDDAFLGTGIVVSPAAVQQYKDWRVKAKDHSQLLVITKPQKNTIVYYAGFGWTKSENFKNQAEWDAYLQTFAQCKASPLQLTLKK